acatcaaaataaattaaattgcatcaggagtagactttgaatttgagctTGCGCATACAGAATGTAACCATGTTCAGGTGCTTCATTCCTTTTTTGATTTCCGTTTAGTTGGAGTTCGAAAAGGCAAAGACGTCTCGTATCGAGAGGGAGAAAAAACGGCTCCACGATCAGTTAGAAGACCAGCGTGTCCAGCAGAAACATCTCATGACGGCACTGAGTCGAGAATGCAAACGCTCTGGCTCCCGCGCCCACGAGGAGTCCCAGCGCGCCACCGAGCTCTGCCACCGCCTGGAGCGCGAACGATCGGCCAGTCAGGCCCTGAGGGCGGAGCTGGAGGAGGAGAAGAAGCGGGCTATGCAAATGGAGGCGAGGAGAGAGGAGCTACTGGCTGAATTCGACACGGAGCGAGAGCAGCTCAGCCTGAGGTTACGGAAGGAGGAGGCGCGCTGCAGGGAGCTGCAGGAGGAGATGGAGAGGTTGAGGAGACAGATGAGCGCTGGCAAGATGAACGGACATCACGTTCCTACAGAGGATGATGGCCGTGTTGATGTTCTAGAAAATCAGTCACAGAACACATTGACCAATGGGAGCTCGCCGTCCAATCCTCAAGCCCACAGCCCTTCCGCCAGCAACACAGAGTGTTCCCTTCAAAGTACGATATTGACACAATCACCGGACATGTCTAGTCTACAAGCTGTGTATCAGGCCGGCATCCACCAGCGCTTCCACGCAGCACGTCACAAGTTCCAAGGCACCCTCGATGAAGACATCCCCGCTTCTCCCCCTCCCTGCGACGCCAATGCGATATCTCCGTCAGACGGCGTCTCGTCTAAACACGCGGCACGCAATACAGTCACCCAAGCCCTGAATCGCTTCGGCGCTCACCAGGGTTCCAGCAAACCCGCCGCACCCAACACTTCCCCTTTCGGCACGGATTACCGTACGCTGTCCCAATCCGGCGTCATGTCTCCGACCATCAGGTCTCCCACCATTCCCAGAGCAGAAAGAGGGACCCCGCCGCCAATCCCACCCAAGAAGCCTGGCCTTGCCGAGACTCCGCCCTCTCCGGCCTCTCATCGAGCCGCTCGCCTGGCACAAATGACGGCCGGCTGCGGACGTAGCAGCAGCCTCGAGAACAGCAAGGAACCAGACTTTGTGTTGTCATCTAGTGGCTAGCAAGCACAGATTGTCATGAATGTGACGGCTATGAACTTGTCAAACactgttgatctttttttatCGTTTTTTCAGAAgattctaaatatatattttcacggTATTATATCTCACGGGTGTATGCATGGTATTTTGCGATATATTATCAGATGCATGTTGATTATGCGCATGAATGAAAACATATTACACGTTAGGTATTTGACCACACCCTCCATGAAAAATCACTTGTTGTCATGAAAAAATCACGAATGACTGGTACCCAATAGAATTACATATATTTCTGGCAAATATTGATTATGTATACTTCACCCAGTCTAGTTTatacactgtactgtatatttaccaGATTGCATGTGCATCTAAAGGTGTTGAAGATTTAGCCTGAATATTCACTTACTCTGAAACATGTTTTATGAcatattctgttctgtttatcTTAGTTTGTTTTCTCTTGCTGAATATAACTGCACAACATTATGCTTTTAAGTTATTGCCTATCTGTGCTGCCTCAAACCGGCCAGCAGGGGGCATCGGGTGGTAAAGTGACCGTAACATCATTCTCAGAATACTAGCCCACTGCATACTTCCCAGTATACCCTGTACACTGcctactaaataaaaaaataaagacataTAAGTTGATTTTACTGTATAGAGGTCATTATTCAAAACATGTCAAACActgaccaatcaaaatcaagtattCAAGAGAGATGAATGTAAGTAGTCTGTCATGTTAAGCGTGTGAGAAATGTGTGTGCATCACAGTCACCCATGTAAGACTAACGGGAGCGGGGATCACAGTTTAACCAGCCAGGAGCCTCTCCCTAAATCCtctctttatgtgtgtgtgtgtgtacgtgtgtgtggcCTGGGAAACACGGAGGCAAACACGCATGAAGTATGTGCCACTCTGCCCCCCTGGTCACAGTGGTCTTACCAGGTTTCAATCAAGCGCAAACTGCCAGCTTATTCAGTGTGGAACATTTAAAGCAACGGTTGTCTCGAGAATGTAAGTTTCAATGTTTCTTAATTGATTTATCTCCCAGTTATAATAAATGCTGGCATATTTATTTGTTGGCTCAACTGTGAGTTTTTTTCAGACAAGAGGATTCCTCTGTAGACGTCCGATGTGTCAATGCACGGTCACCCCGCCTCGGGTGGACGCCGCTAATTAACATTCCTGTTTGGGACAGTGGGTCGAGGTTGCGAGGCCAACGGGGACGCATGCCTGGCCTGGTGAAATCTCTCTCCCACACACGGCTACAATCACAAGTTTCTGTCTCTGGGGGAGAGGGGGCAGTGACCTCGTCTTAGAAAAAAGAAGACATGTCACTGGACATCCTGGGTCCTGACTCTGGGTACCAAAGGGTTAGGCCTTCTGAACCATTGAAGACATCATCAAAATATAGGATGCATTGTTTAATCCCCTTAAATTGTGATGTGAAATCGTTTGGACAATAAATCGGTGCTGTATTACAGTGATCTTAGTGTCATGATTCAATAAGATTTgctcagttcacccaaaaatgaaaattctgtcatcgtttactcaccctcttgtcatttcaaacctgtatgactttcttcttgaatcttccgcagaacacaaaagaagatattctgaaataagttggtaacagaacagcactggcccccattcacttctattgtatggacaaaaaagcattgcaagtgaataggtgccggctaacaacattcttcaaaatatcttcttttgtgttctgaagatatATTTCTATTACTACAATAATCTGCTTCCTGTTCCTGTTACACTGGGTCACATATAACAAAAATCGGACACAAATATCATAGAAACACAATGCACAGGTTATATATCGCCATACCTGTAGACTTTCTAAAGCGCAGATGCTTTAGATATCAGAATGTTCAGAttgattttaattttagtaaataaatagcATCCAAACTAAATAAAATTGTGCAAATCTCTTTTTAATCATTTGTGGAGGATAAAGATGAGCTATATTGACCAGAAccattctgtgtttgtttgcttttcatCTTCCAATTTAAACcaataacacattttataaGTCATGTCACATCCCAAAATATATAAGCAATGGCACATCACTACTAAGATGCCTCTATGTCTCATcttattttacattacattttagatTGTGCAAAGTTAGGATGGatggtgtggtgtggtgtgaaGCCCTTTTCATATCTGGGGCCATCAGGAAGGCGCTCCTCATTCATTCCGTCTCCTCGTGCTGATTTCATCCAATGAAAACACAGAGACATATCACCAACCCCTTATCCCATCCAGATATTCCTCTGATCTGATACTGTCGGACAAATACTGTACCTCAACCGACCGGACCGTTTGGACACATTTGGGAACCGTGATTTGGAAACAACTAGCAAAAAAGCATTTTCCGCCAAAGATTTGGATATAGACAGCTTTTATATTTCATGCGGatgtctttttattttcttttagagTCATTTGGGATTTAACCTggaaaaataaactttgaataataaaacacttcagtgtttttaaaacttttgacattgtttttttattactttttcgcGTTTAGTCACTAATAGATAATAGATTCTCAAACATGCGAGAGTTTGATGGAGGTGGACGCGCGTCGGTGGAGCTCGAGGACAGGCGCGCGCGTACCGGATTTCTAACGCACCATCAACGGACCGGCACCGCTCACAGGAATTACCTTCCGTTTATCTTACTGCTGCTCATGTTCAGTCCCAGTGTAGACTCATCCTGGTGGTAGGTGTCTTTTAAGTGCGTATTTAAAGTGGGGTCATTTTAAAGATATGACAACGATGTAGTTTAGTCACAGCCAAAAAAAACCCAACAGAAATTCTTAATgggtttaatggttataatgggaattgtattggtttaatAGAAACTATAGCGGTCTCTGTGGGTCCCTGcaatccctgctgaaaaaaactatagaaacccaatagaaaccattacagaaattctattggtttccattaaaataccattatgaaccaatAGCTGTTTCcgttaaaaccattacaaaaagcatttttatagtgtgttttgggcattattccagtaggatttaacatcccaccaatagattccatcacacaccagtagaaccattacagtttccatttaaaccaatacaaatccctataaaaccattaaaaccattacaacgtccttaatggtttctatggtttttttcagcagggatccctgaaaaaatcaatagaaaccattaaagaagttataatggttttattggtttaaaagggatttgtattggtttaaatggaaactgtaatggttctactggtatgtgatggattctattggtgggatgttaaatcctactggaataatgcccaaaacacactacaaaaaggcattttgtaatggttttaatggaaaaagctaatggttcataatggtattttattgtaaaccattagaatttctgtaatggtttctgttggggttctattgattttttcagcagggatgttaGCGGACAGAGACCAATAAAAAACCATTAGAATGGAAACCAACAgaattatattgtttttctcAGCAGGTGTATTTTCAGAAACTCACAAATGGCGAATGACATGGGTCTGGTTCACTCTGCCTTACTGTATGTAATTC
The Triplophysa rosa linkage group LG7, Trosa_1v2, whole genome shotgun sequence genome window above contains:
- the cttnbp2nla gene encoding CTTNBP2 N-terminal-like protein, which produces MAPTTESRLNVEDLSKKELLLLFSVLEGELEARDFVIQTLRAQHRDSYMWERYGKYSLSDPFLALQRDSEVLQNSGQGRGNGGSSSQRRQGICGAAAVRADPLAVLKLVVGHCRRMQEKMLKQLAAAESRHRRIIADLEEEKRKHAEDAAEGDDVTYILEKERERLLQQLEFEKAKTSRIEREKKRLHDQLEDQRVQQKHLMTALSRECKRSGSRAHEESQRATELCHRLERERSASQALRAELEEEKKRAMQMEARREELLAEFDTEREQLSLRLRKEEARCRELQEEMERLRRQMSAGKMNGHHVPTEDDGRVDVLENQSQNTLTNGSSPSNPQAHSPSASNTECSLQSTILTQSPDMSSLQAVYQAGIHQRFHAARHKFQGTLDEDIPASPPPCDANAISPSDGVSSKHAARNTVTQALNRFGAHQGSSKPAAPNTSPFGTDYRTLSQSGVMSPTIRSPTIPRAERGTPPPIPPKKPGLAETPPSPASHRAARLAQMTAGCGRSSSLENSKEPDFVLSSSG